A window of Drosophila sulfurigaster albostrigata strain 15112-1811.04 chromosome X, ASM2355843v2, whole genome shotgun sequence genomic DNA:
GAACTGCAAATAGATCATGTGTGGGGTGAACTTGACATTGATGCAGAGGGCACCGAGGAGTCGACACGTCGCCTTGCCGTCTGTAACATGGACTGGGATCGCATACGTGCCCAAGATTTGATGGTACTGCTCAGTTCATTTCTGCCACCAGGCGGCAGTGTGCTCAGTGTGAAGATTTATCCCTCTGAGTTTGGCAAACAACGCATGGCCGAGGAAGATGTGCGTGGTCCTAGCGAATTGGTGAGCTCCAAAGCCGCCGCAGACTCCGAagatgatgaggatgaggaaTTGGTGCGTGAACAGGACAGCGATGCGGAGGAGGGCGATGACTATCACATGGAGAAGTTGCGTCAGTATCAATTGAATCGCTTGCGCTATTACTATGCTGTGGTGGAGTGCGACAGCGTCTCGACGGCGGACAAAGTGTACAGCGAGTGCGATGGCATCGAGTACGAGAGCTCGGCGACACGTGTTGATCTGCGTTTTATACCGGATGAGACGAACTTTGATGAGGACATGCCCACAGATGAATGCTACGAGCTGCCCGATGCCAGCAGCTATAAGCCGCGACAGTTTACGACAACGGCGCTGCAGCAGGCGAAGGTGGATCTCACTTGGGACGAGACGGCGCTGGATAGACGTGAGCTGGGCGATAAGTTGTCTAGCGGCAAAGTGGATCAGTTGAATGACAAAGAGTTGCGCCAGATTGTTGCCTATAGCAgtgaagaagaggaagaggacgATGATGGGGAAGAGGAGCAGCTGGAGGAAAAAGCACCAAAGGAAGAGGAAGAACAGCCCATTGTGAAGAAGTCCAGCAAGAAAGCCAAGCAGCAGGAACGCATTGAAAAGTACAAGAATCTGTTGGCCGAAATCAATGAACAGGAAAAGCAGTCCAAGGAGAAGCAttatgaaatggaaatgtcCTGGAACATAAATGCTAACGACGAACCCAAGGACACAAAGGAGttgagcagcggcagcaaatcCCAAATGACGCCCATTGAGCAAGTGCTGCAGAAGCGCAGcgagaaaaacaaacagcgCAAGGAGCAGCGACGTCGCAAGCAATTGGAACTGAAGGGCATTGATCCCGATGCGCCGCCGGATAGTGATGATGAGTCCATACCCGACGGCATCGATATGAACGATGCCTACTTTGCTGAGGAGTTCGCCAACGGCGACTATGAGCAGCCCAAGAAGCCAAGCAAAAAGTCACAGGCGAAGAAACAGAAGAACAAAGCTGCTGCAGATGATACGGAAGCGGCTCAGGCTGAAGATGAGCTGGCATTGTTGCTGGATGATAACGATGGTCTGGAGTCGGAGCAAAAGCAACACTTTAGTCTCTCCAAGATCCTAAAGGATGAACAGCAGAATGCGAGCAGCAAACGCAAGCGTCGCAAGCAGCTCAAGAAATCGAAATCTGGCGACAACAAGACGCAGCAGGTGGAAGATGATTTCAAGGTGGATTTGAATGATTCACGATTCAAGGCGGTGTACAAATCGCATGAATATAACATTGATCCAACGCACTCCAACTACAAGGCCACCAAGGGCATGCAGGATATGATTAGCGAGAAGCTGAAACGTCGCCAGCACCAAGAGGATAACGATCAGGAAGATGAGCCAGCCCAGAAGCGTTCCAAGCAACAGTTGGAACAGAATGCGCTGGTTAAGAGTCTGAAGCGCAAGCTTCAACAGCGTAAAGTGTAGTTGGTCCCCTCTTATGGTTTATTTGCTTATAGCATAACATAAATCGATACGTCTAGAAATAAAGTTCTCATTTGTTATACGAAAAAAGATAACATGGAATGCAGATGGATTTTTGAAGATGTTACATCTAGttgtaatatttgttataaacATCAGCTAACATGAAAAAGATTACAAAAGTTGAAggaataaatttcatttagtaATTAATGTTTTGTCAACTTCTGATCCTTTACTTATAACACATAAAAATACGGCTAAGAATTGTTACAATAACTAACAGAAATGTGGAGGAAATAAATGTTAAGTCAGTGATATGCAGGGATCCAAATAAGGTTTACAAAGCATTGacaaatatacatatctacCTTCTATATTGTTGCACGGATCACAAAAAACAGttactacaaatatataagaCATGGACGGGAGGTTAGATTTAGTATTTAAGTACGGCTTATAGATGGTCAACATTATGAAGTGAATCGGAAAGATCCCGGCCTAGGACTAATTTCTCATTTTGTAGGTAGCTTAgatttagtatttatagttAAAGTACTGCTTGTAGATGGTCAGCGTGATGAAGGGATCCATGCAGAACAGATCGGGCAGGCAGATACGTTTCTCATGATCGTAGACAACCATCGACTCACAGATTCGTCGCCAGATCGGATCGTAGCGTTGTCGCATCAGCTGGCAATCGAGTTTGGGTCGTGACATGGCCTTAATCACACTGTGCACCTGATCGAAGCGTGCGTTCTGATCGAGCAGCATTATGAAGGGATTACGGCCAATGCACAGTTCGTAGATCACCAGGCCCAACGACCAGACATCTGATTTAAAATCACACTTGCCGCCGCACATTATCTCGGGCGCCATGTAGAGCGGTGTGCCAATCACCTGCCAGGGCAATTGTTTGGCCGGAGTGTGAATATTCGAGATGCCAAAGTCGGCGTACTTGACACGATCATTGGCATCCAGCAGCATGTTCTCCGGCTTGATGTCTCGATGTATCACATGACGTATGTGCAAATACTCCAACCCCATGATCATGTCAGTGAAGTATCGCAACAGCCGGGATTGTTCCAAGCCGCCGCCTCGAGAACGCGTCCGTTCGATGACGTTGCGCATGGTTCCATTGGGAGCATATTCCATGACAATGTTGACGGTGCCCGCGTGCATAAAGTGACGTATAAATTGCACAATGTGCGGATGACGCAGCTGTGATATGATATAGATCTGCCAACCAGAACAAAGTGAGGGAATTTTCTATCTATACCATAGATTTGCTTCGTTACCTCCTCCTTGATCAGAGGCAATTCAGTTTTCGCATTACGCATAATAATGCGTTTCACGCAGACCTTGCGCTGTCGGCAGCCTTCGCGTTGTAAGCACAGAAAAACACGGCCAAAGGAGCCGCTGCCGAGAACGCTCAAAGGTCGCAGATTGGCATCGCCCAGATCCATGTTTGCGATTTTACAATTCCCACTAAATCAGAAATGGATGTGACACCAGCTACAGTTAGATCACATTTGAGGTGGGCGCGCAGTTTAGCCAACTATCGATATCACATATCGACACTAATCGATTTGCggtatttgaatttgattggTGGAAATAAAACAATAGTTATCAATATAAAAGTTTGCAACTTCTTTGAAAAAATTTCGCACTTTGCTATTGCTTAAACAGCATCAATagtatttaaaactaaaataacgattttcatttcattgaaaatatacttagCAATCTTATAACTTGTACAAAAGGAAtcttacattaaaatatattactcATTAGCTATTGTAGATGCCCTTAAGTAGGGATCATTACGTCTTTGTGTCTTTGGCTTTATGCCCCTGTGTTGGCGTCTATGAAACACGAGGCTGCTGCGTCTGTCGAAGctattaaaaatcgaaaataaatacataaattgttttagtGCTGTAATGTGTTAGCATTTACCTTTTGTCACAACGATCACAATTGTAAGGCGGATGATCGTCTGAATGATAGAATTCGTTATGCTTGCGCAGCATATTTGGTCTAGGAAAGGTCCTATTGCAATCGGTGCAAACATGTTTGTGAGGTATATGGACGCTCATGCGGTGCGAGTACAAATCGCCTTTTGCAACAAATCGACGGGGACAGTCatcacatttatatttaagctCTTTCAAATGTCGTTCTTGGTGCTGGCGAAAGGATACGCTATTCTTCATAGTCATGCCACACTCATTACAAAGGATCCTTCTATCAGTTGAGTGTGAGCGCATGTGCAAAATCATATTTCTTACATTTTCTGTGAGAGAGATCGCTTTTGTTAggattttgtatttcacataACTTTACTAATCTTCATGTAAACTTACCCTTATTGCATATTGGACATTTTGTGACTCTATTTATTGGATCGTCTGGCTTATGGGTGCTGCAGTGCTTCTCCCATGCCGTTCgactataaaaatacttaatgcACATATAGCATTTTCTTACATACTGCACTTTAGGTGGAGcatgattttttttgtgagcaGTCAACGCCTTCAGATTGGGCAGCAGCATGCGGCAAATGTCACAGACGAACACAAAATTGACACTCGAGTATTTTTCAAGGGTTCGAGTCCAAAAATGCTTGATGCCATGCTTATGTGTCTCATGGCACTTAAGCTCCGCCAGATTAGACAATCGAGAATCGCAGTGTCCGCATTGCTTGCCTGTAGTCACGGGCAACTCAATGGAAGCTGAAGCTGGCTCTTCTGGTGGGTCTGTTGGTGGCTCTGCTGGTGGTTCCGCTGGAGGCTGCGCTTCCACAACTATTTCTTCGGTGTGCATCGCCTCCTCAAGGGTTTCAAGTTCGGCCAAATCAATGACCAACCTTTGCTCCGCGAATGCATCCTCTTTCACTTGTGGTTCCAGGGATAATAATAGCTCCTCTGCTGGCATTATGACAACGGGCTCGTCCAGAGCTTTGTTAACGCCCCGCTTTAGAGGTGCTTTGCTTGCCAACGGTATCAATAGTGGCAACGGTCTTTTCACCGACGTATTCTCACGTTGGGCAACATCGTTAGCATTGGTTTTACTCAATTTTGTGGATATGGGCACCAACGGTGGCAATGGTGGGACTTTATTGTTCAGGCTACTCATTGTTTATAGAATGCAACTAAGCCCATGTGGCTGTGtcgataaaaataacaaatatcacaaatataccaatacagtttcacaaaaataccatttatatacaaatgaatttgtcacttaattcaaattaattaataatctgATTCATTGGCACATTATTATGGATTTAAACAGTAATACAGTAatacatttaacaatttatttgtttaaaacaatttctaCCTTTCCGCTTTTGTTGAAACTAACTTCTAAGAACTGGGTTAGAGAGCATAGAACTAGCCTGGTCACATTCATGTTGTGGACGCAGTTCCTCGCACAGCTGTTAGAATTGCTGAGCATTCTTATCGGTTAATCGATTACGCTAACAACAAGTGGTGGCGCACTGCAACAGGCTGTTATCGACTGTTACGCATTCGAAGTAGGCGGGCTGAACGCGTTGAGCGATTTCCTGCCAATTGGGAAGAGGATTGCCGTTATATAAAAGGCTTATCGTTtatcacaaaatattaattaaaattgctaGTGTAGCAGGCGCGCTTTGGACTACGGCAATTGCTGGTTATGCAAATTGTGTTGTCGTCATTGTGTGAGAAAGTCTGtagtttacttttacttttttttttcttgcattGCAATTTCTTGTCTACAATGTTTGCTGTTGAAGCATACTAACCCAATGAAATGCACTCGATTGTGCATATAGCCAAAACAGTAGCAAgtacagcaacaacgacatcaaaaaaaaaaagaaaaacaaaaaaaaaaagacaagaGTATCATTTGGCAAGACAGTCAAAACGTTTACAGCGGCTTCAAAGTTCGTCTCAAATAGACAATTTggatttgtgtgttttttggaaattttcgCAATTTTGAGCTTCCTGAGCCAAACAGCGCCATTCACCACATGATTATCTAATCGTACTGCATTTTAATAGCAAtcgttttgatttttatgtacatttaaatgttaattggAGCGCT
This region includes:
- the LOC133848816 gene encoding zinc finger protein 668-like isoform X2, whose amino-acid sequence is MSSLNNKVPPLPPLVPISTKLSKTNANDVAQRENTSVKRPLPLLIPLASKAPLKRGVNKALDEPVVIMPAEELLLSLEPQVKEDAFAEQRLVIDLAELETLEEAMHTEEIVVEAQPPAEPPAEPPTDPPEEPASASIELPVTTGKQCGHCDSRLSNLAELKCHETHKHGIKHFWTRTLEKYSSVNFVFVCDICRMLLPNLKALTAHKKNHAPPKVQYVRKCYMCIKYFYSRTAWEKHCSTHKPDDPINRVTKCPICNKENVRNMILHMRSHSTDRRILCNECGMTMKNSVSFRQHQERHLKELKYKCDDCPRRFVAKGDLYSHRMSVHIPHKHVCTDCNRTFPRPNMLRKHNEFYHSDDHPPYNCDRCDKRRQHRGIKPKTQRRNDPYLRASTIANE
- the LOC133847180 gene encoding serine/threonine-protein kinase Nek3, giving the protein MDLGDANLRPLSVLGSGSFGRVFLCLQREGCRQRKVCVKRIIMRNAKTELPLIKEEIYIISQLRHPHIVQFIRHFMHAGTVNIVMEYAPNGTMRNVIERTRSRGGGLEQSRLLRYFTDMIMGLEYLHIRHVIHRDIKPENMLLDANDRVKYADFGISNIHTPAKQLPWQVIGTPLYMAPEIMCGGKCDFKSDVWSLGLVIYELCIGRNPFIMLLDQNARFDQVHSVIKAMSRPKLDCQLMRQRYDPIWRRICESMVVYDHEKRICLPDLFCMDPFITLTIYKQYFNYKY
- the LOC133847178 gene encoding ESF1 homolog produces the protein MGKKPEKSLKKKAKPKKEPKQEAETADKPTTSTQHQNGDGIWKDARFQHLLSDPRFRGVPKVQRKVKIDKRFQGMFEDDKFKVKYTVDKYGRPVNKSTSEDLRKYYELDENESEDEDEAEAEESKQGQQSDEDEERRAEELAIARHDDDKDDALQLDSDDDTEVPQNLRERLTNPNIDYARGEGRLMTDSSSSEDDSDDEEGADGPELQIDHVWGELDIDAEGTEESTRRLAVCNMDWDRIRAQDLMVLLSSFLPPGGSVLSVKIYPSEFGKQRMAEEDVRGPSELVSSKAAADSEDDEDEELVREQDSDAEEGDDYHMEKLRQYQLNRLRYYYAVVECDSVSTADKVYSECDGIEYESSATRVDLRFIPDETNFDEDMPTDECYELPDASSYKPRQFTTTALQQAKVDLTWDETALDRRELGDKLSSGKVDQLNDKELRQIVAYSSEEEEEDDDGEEEQLEEKAPKEEEEQPIVKKSSKKAKQQERIEKYKNLLAEINEQEKQSKEKHYEMEMSWNINANDEPKDTKELSSGSKSQMTPIEQVLQKRSEKNKQRKEQRRRKQLELKGIDPDAPPDSDDESIPDGIDMNDAYFAEEFANGDYEQPKKPSKKSQAKKQKNKAAADDTEAAQAEDELALLLDDNDGLESEQKQHFSLSKILKDEQQNASSKRKRRKQLKKSKSGDNKTQQVEDDFKVDLNDSRFKAVYKSHEYNIDPTHSNYKATKGMQDMISEKLKRRQHQEDNDQEDEPAQKRSKQQLEQNALVKSLKRKLQQRKV
- the LOC133848816 gene encoding zinc finger protein 668-like isoform X1, which gives rise to MSSLNNKVPPLPPLVPISTKLSKTNANDVAQRENTSVKRPLPLLIPLASKAPLKRGVNKALDEPVVIMPAEELLLSLEPQVKEDAFAEQRLVIDLAELETLEEAMHTEEIVVEAQPPAEPPAEPPTDPPEEPASASIELPVTTGKQCGHCDSRLSNLAELKCHETHKHGIKHFWTRTLEKYSSVNFVFVCDICRMLLPNLKALTAHKKNHAPPKVQYVRKCYMCIKYFYSRTAWEKHCSTHKPDDPINRVTKCPICNKENVRNMILHMRSHSTDRRILCNECGMTMKNSVSFRQHQERHLKELKYKCDDCPRRFVAKGDLYSHRMSVHIPHKHVCTDCNRTFPRPNMLRKHNEFYHSDDHPPYNCDRCDKSFDRRSSLVFHRRQHRGIKPKTQRRNDPYLRASTIANE